A portion of the Pelodiscus sinensis isolate JC-2024 chromosome 20, ASM4963464v1, whole genome shotgun sequence genome contains these proteins:
- the LOC102458928 gene encoding ketosamine-3-kinase isoform X5 — MEAALKRELGTSVLRPAGHSGGGCISQGQSYDTDRGRLYVKSNSKAEARRMFEGEMESLSAILQTQTVKVPKPIKVIDVPGGSTLFVMEHLEMRSLNRHSAKLGTQLADLHLHNQKLGEKLKKEENTVGKSEGQTDIQFVDRFGFHTVTCCGYLPQVNDWQNDWVTFYASQRIQPQMDMVEKNSGDREARELWAQLQLKIPSLFCDMEIVPALLHGDLWGGNVAEDDSGPLIFDPASFYGHSEYELAIAGMFGGFSNSFYSAYHSKIPKAPGFEKRLKLYQLFHYMNHWNHFGSGYRGSSLNIMRNLVK, encoded by the exons ATGGAGGCCGCGCTGAAGCGGGAACTGGGCACCTCGGTGCTGCGGCCCGCGGGCCACTCGGGCGGCGGCTGCatcagccagggccagagctacGACACCGACCGGGGCCGGCTCTATGTGAAGAGCAACTCCAaggcggag GCCAGAAGAATGTTTGAGGGAGAAATGGAAAGTTTATCAGCCATCCTGCAAACACAGACAGTAAAGGTGCCCAAACCTATTAAAGTTATAGATGTGCCAGGAGGCAGCACTCTGTTTGTGATGGAGCACTTAGAAATGAGGAGTCTTAATAG ACATTCAGCAAAGCTTGGAACACAGTTGGCTGATCTCCACCTTCACAACCAGAAACTTGGAGAGAAGTTGAAGAAAGAGGAGAACACTGTTG GTAAAAGTGAAGGGCAAACAGACATCCAGTTTGTGGATCGATTTGGCTTTCATACAGTCACCTGTTGTGGCTATCTTCCACAA GTGAATGACTGGCAGAATGACTGGGTGACTTTCTATGCCAGCCAGCGAATCCAGCCCCAGATGGATATGGTTGAAAAGAATTCAGGAGACAGAGAAGCAAGAGAACTTTGGGCACAGCTTCAG CTGAAGATACCTAGTTTGTTCTGTGACATGGAGATTGTTCCTGCTCTCCTTCACGGAGATCTGTGGGGAGGAAACGTAGCTGAAGATGACTCCGGCCCCCTTATTTTTGACCCTGCCTCCTTCTATGGTCATTCAGAGTATGAACTAGCAATAGCTGGGATGTTTGGTGGTTTCAGCAACTCTTTTTATTCTGCTTACCATAGTAAAATTCCCAAAGCTCCAGGGTTTGAGAAACGACTCAAACTGTACCAGCTTTTCCACTATATGAACCACTGGAACCATTTTGGATCAGGGTACAGAGGGTCTTCTCTAAACATCATGAGAAACCTGGTAAAATGA
- the LOC102458928 gene encoding ketosamine-3-kinase isoform X4, producing MFEGEMESLSAILQTQTVKVPKPIKVIDVPGGSTLFVMEHLEMRSLNRHSAKLGTQLADLHLHNQKLGEKLKKEENTVGKSEGQTDIQFVDRFGFHTVTCCGYLPQVNDWQNDWVTFYASQRIQPQMDMVEKNSGDREARELWAQLQLKIPSLFCDMEIVPALLHGDLWGGNVAEDDSGPLIFDPASFYGHSEYELAIAGMFGGFSNSFYSAYHSKIPKAPGFEKRLKLYQLFHYMNHWNHFGSGYRGSSLNIMRNLVK from the exons ATGTTTGAGGGAGAAATGGAAAGTTTATCAGCCATCCTGCAAACACAGACAGTAAAGGTGCCCAAACCTATTAAAGTTATAGATGTGCCAGGAGGCAGCACTCTGTTTGTGATGGAGCACTTAGAAATGAGGAGTCTTAATAG ACATTCAGCAAAGCTTGGAACACAGTTGGCTGATCTCCACCTTCACAACCAGAAACTTGGAGAGAAGTTGAAGAAAGAGGAGAACACTGTTG GTAAAAGTGAAGGGCAAACAGACATCCAGTTTGTGGATCGATTTGGCTTTCATACAGTCACCTGTTGTGGCTATCTTCCACAA GTGAATGACTGGCAGAATGACTGGGTGACTTTCTATGCCAGCCAGCGAATCCAGCCCCAGATGGATATGGTTGAAAAGAATTCAGGAGACAGAGAAGCAAGAGAACTTTGGGCACAGCTTCAG CTGAAGATACCTAGTTTGTTCTGTGACATGGAGATTGTTCCTGCTCTCCTTCACGGAGATCTGTGGGGAGGAAACGTAGCTGAAGATGACTCCGGCCCCCTTATTTTTGACCCTGCCTCCTTCTATGGTCATTCAGAGTATGAACTAGCAATAGCTGGGATGTTTGGTGGTTTCAGCAACTCTTTTTATTCTGCTTACCATAGTAAAATTCCCAAAGCTCCAGGGTTTGAGAAACGACTCAAACTGTACCAGCTTTTCCACTATATGAACCACTGGAACCATTTTGGATCAGGGTACAGAGGGTCTTCTCTAAACATCATGAGAAACCTGGTAAAATGA
- the LOC102458928 gene encoding ketosamine-3-kinase isoform X1 — translation MRLGWSPDTCRARWGAPVAGGQAVGLARQDPIEISCAKADEMSGSLTGMQMSGLSSTSPRCSLYLGSAQHGAHGAVYTKKMSWLHLSNTLDKLEKWSQARRMFEGEMESLSAILQTQTVKVPKPIKVIDVPGGSTLFVMEHLEMRSLNRHSAKLGTQLADLHLHNQKLGEKLKKEENTVGKSEGQTDIQFVDRFGFHTVTCCGYLPQVNDWQNDWVTFYASQRIQPQMDMVEKNSGDREARELWAQLQLKIPSLFCDMEIVPALLHGDLWGGNVAEDDSGPLIFDPASFYGHSEYELAIAGMFGGFSNSFYSAYHSKIPKAPGFEKRLKLYQLFHYMNHWNHFGSGYRGSSLNIMRNLVK, via the exons ATgcggctgggctggagcccagacACTTGCAGGGCGAGGTGGGGGGCCCCAGTGGCAGggggccaggctgtggggctggccaggcaggaTCCTATAGAGATCTCCTGTGCCAAGGCCGACGAGATGAGCGGCAGCCTCACAGGGATGCAGATGTCCGGCTTGTCCAGCACCAGTCCCAGATGCAGCTTGTACTTGGGCTCTGCGCAACATGGGGCCCACG GGGCTGTTTATACAAAAAAAATGAGCTGGCTTCACCTTTCAAATactctggacaaactggagaaatggtctcag GCCAGAAGAATGTTTGAGGGAGAAATGGAAAGTTTATCAGCCATCCTGCAAACACAGACAGTAAAGGTGCCCAAACCTATTAAAGTTATAGATGTGCCAGGAGGCAGCACTCTGTTTGTGATGGAGCACTTAGAAATGAGGAGTCTTAATAG ACATTCAGCAAAGCTTGGAACACAGTTGGCTGATCTCCACCTTCACAACCAGAAACTTGGAGAGAAGTTGAAGAAAGAGGAGAACACTGTTG GTAAAAGTGAAGGGCAAACAGACATCCAGTTTGTGGATCGATTTGGCTTTCATACAGTCACCTGTTGTGGCTATCTTCCACAA GTGAATGACTGGCAGAATGACTGGGTGACTTTCTATGCCAGCCAGCGAATCCAGCCCCAGATGGATATGGTTGAAAAGAATTCAGGAGACAGAGAAGCAAGAGAACTTTGGGCACAGCTTCAG CTGAAGATACCTAGTTTGTTCTGTGACATGGAGATTGTTCCTGCTCTCCTTCACGGAGATCTGTGGGGAGGAAACGTAGCTGAAGATGACTCCGGCCCCCTTATTTTTGACCCTGCCTCCTTCTATGGTCATTCAGAGTATGAACTAGCAATAGCTGGGATGTTTGGTGGTTTCAGCAACTCTTTTTATTCTGCTTACCATAGTAAAATTCCCAAAGCTCCAGGGTTTGAGAAACGACTCAAACTGTACCAGCTTTTCCACTATATGAACCACTGGAACCATTTTGGATCAGGGTACAGAGGGTCTTCTCTAAACATCATGAGAAACCTGGTAAAATGA
- the LOC102458928 gene encoding ketosamine-3-kinase isoform X3: MRLGWSPDTCRARWGAPVAGGQAVGLARQDPIEISCAKADEMSGSLTGMQMSGLSSTSPRCSLYLGSAQHGAHGAVYTKKMSWLHLSNTLDKLEKWSQARRMFEGEMESLSAILQTQTVKVPKPIKVIDVPGGSTLFVMEHLEMRSLNRHSAKLGTQLADLHLHNQKLGEKLKKEENTVGKSEGQTDIQFVDRFGFHTVTCCGYLPQVNDWQNDWVTFYASQRIQPQMDMVEKNSGDREARELWAQLQVEELLLTRNVLIAS; this comes from the exons ATgcggctgggctggagcccagacACTTGCAGGGCGAGGTGGGGGGCCCCAGTGGCAGggggccaggctgtggggctggccaggcaggaTCCTATAGAGATCTCCTGTGCCAAGGCCGACGAGATGAGCGGCAGCCTCACAGGGATGCAGATGTCCGGCTTGTCCAGCACCAGTCCCAGATGCAGCTTGTACTTGGGCTCTGCGCAACATGGGGCCCACG GGGCTGTTTATACAAAAAAAATGAGCTGGCTTCACCTTTCAAATactctggacaaactggagaaatggtctcag GCCAGAAGAATGTTTGAGGGAGAAATGGAAAGTTTATCAGCCATCCTGCAAACACAGACAGTAAAGGTGCCCAAACCTATTAAAGTTATAGATGTGCCAGGAGGCAGCACTCTGTTTGTGATGGAGCACTTAGAAATGAGGAGTCTTAATAG ACATTCAGCAAAGCTTGGAACACAGTTGGCTGATCTCCACCTTCACAACCAGAAACTTGGAGAGAAGTTGAAGAAAGAGGAGAACACTGTTG GTAAAAGTGAAGGGCAAACAGACATCCAGTTTGTGGATCGATTTGGCTTTCATACAGTCACCTGTTGTGGCTATCTTCCACAA GTGAATGACTGGCAGAATGACTGGGTGACTTTCTATGCCAGCCAGCGAATCCAGCCCCAGATGGATATGGTTGAAAAGAATTCAGGAGACAGAGAAGCAAGAGAACTTTGGGCACAGCTTCAGGTAGAAGAGCTCCTTCTGACTCGTAATGTATTGATAGCGAG CTGA
- the LOC102458928 gene encoding ketosamine-3-kinase isoform X2, with the protein MGPTARRMFEGEMESLSAILQTQTVKVPKPIKVIDVPGGSTLFVMEHLEMRSLNRHSAKLGTQLADLHLHNQKLGEKLKKEENTVGKSEGQTDIQFVDRFGFHTVTCCGYLPQVNDWQNDWVTFYASQRIQPQMDMVEKNSGDREARELWAQLQLKIPSLFCDMEIVPALLHGDLWGGNVAEDDSGPLIFDPASFYGHSEYELAIAGMFGGFSNSFYSAYHSKIPKAPGFEKRLKLYQLFHYMNHWNHFGSGYRGSSLNIMRNLVK; encoded by the exons ATGGGGCCCACG GCCAGAAGAATGTTTGAGGGAGAAATGGAAAGTTTATCAGCCATCCTGCAAACACAGACAGTAAAGGTGCCCAAACCTATTAAAGTTATAGATGTGCCAGGAGGCAGCACTCTGTTTGTGATGGAGCACTTAGAAATGAGGAGTCTTAATAG ACATTCAGCAAAGCTTGGAACACAGTTGGCTGATCTCCACCTTCACAACCAGAAACTTGGAGAGAAGTTGAAGAAAGAGGAGAACACTGTTG GTAAAAGTGAAGGGCAAACAGACATCCAGTTTGTGGATCGATTTGGCTTTCATACAGTCACCTGTTGTGGCTATCTTCCACAA GTGAATGACTGGCAGAATGACTGGGTGACTTTCTATGCCAGCCAGCGAATCCAGCCCCAGATGGATATGGTTGAAAAGAATTCAGGAGACAGAGAAGCAAGAGAACTTTGGGCACAGCTTCAG CTGAAGATACCTAGTTTGTTCTGTGACATGGAGATTGTTCCTGCTCTCCTTCACGGAGATCTGTGGGGAGGAAACGTAGCTGAAGATGACTCCGGCCCCCTTATTTTTGACCCTGCCTCCTTCTATGGTCATTCAGAGTATGAACTAGCAATAGCTGGGATGTTTGGTGGTTTCAGCAACTCTTTTTATTCTGCTTACCATAGTAAAATTCCCAAAGCTCCAGGGTTTGAGAAACGACTCAAACTGTACCAGCTTTTCCACTATATGAACCACTGGAACCATTTTGGATCAGGGTACAGAGGGTCTTCTCTAAACATCATGAGAAACCTGGTAAAATGA